The Nonlabens sp. Hel1_33_55 genome contains the following window.
GTAGAAACAACCACTCCTACTGGTTTAGAAACCACCACGGAAACTTTCATCTATCAACCTTAATTAACGCTTTTCAATATTACAGATATTGGCTGCATCGTATATTTGCATCATGATTTCAATGCCTCTTTTTATAAGCATGCCAGAGATGATGATCGTAGGATTAGTCATTATCATGGTATTTGGCTCTGATAAACTACCTGAAATTGTACGAGGTATTGCAAAGGCAATGAACACGGTACGCAACGCCACAGATGACATCAAGAATGAGATTACCAAATCTGCAGATGAGCATGGGTTTTCAAAAGATGTCAAAGAAATTACCAAACAAATTGAGCAGGTAAAGGACCAGATTGAGGATTCTGGATCCATCAAACGCAAGTTTTAATGTGGGAAGACCTTGTCCAGATAGACCGTGATATATTTAGTTTTTTCAATGGTTTATGGATTGGTCAATTTACCGACTTCTGGTTGTTCGTCACCCAGATAGAACATTGGATCCCACTATATTTATTTTTCTTCGTTTTATTATATCAAGCGATGTCCTGGCGCAAAGGATTAGCTAGTATAGGAATGGTGCTGACAACAGCAGTGTTTACTTTATGGCTTACGGACTTTGTGAAGAACAATGTTGAGCGTTTGCGACCTAACAACGAACCCATGTTGATGGACAGTATCAACATAGCTCAAATGCCAGAGAATTTCAGCTTCTGGTCCGGTCATAGTGCGGTGAGTTTTGCAGCCACAACCATAGTGGTATTTCTGCTGCAGCATTACAAGCCTAGTAAGTGGTATTATTTATTTTATATCTGGCCCATCACCTTCGCATTATCTAGAATGTTTGTGGGAGTTCATTATCCAGCAGATGTGACCGTGGGAATGCTGGTAGGTTTGACCGCAGGATTTCTCTTCTATAAACTCACGATACTTCTTTTTGAAACTCTAGATGACGCGCGAAAGCGTTAATCCATCACGTACAGAAAATAATACGGTTTGCAATCTTGGGTCTTCTTTAAGCAGCCTATTATACTCCAATAGCACAGGTGTCGAAGTATCCTTAGGTTTGACCTCTTCCACAACTTTACCATGCCACAAAACATTGTCAGAAATGATCAAGGAACCTGATTTCACCTTTTGCATCACCTGATGAAAGTAGTTCACATAATTGGGCTTGTCAGCATCAATAAACACTAGATCAAACGTGCCTTCAAGCTCTGGAATAATTGTAGTGGCGTCACCTATTTTTTGATGCACGATGATCTTAGAGTTTACGCTTTCGCGAAAGCGGAATAAATAACCACCTGCAAAATCCTTCAACTCTTCATTGATATCAATCGTCACCAACTCGCTACCAGCAGGCATTCCTTCCATCAAGCAAATCGCAGAATAACCCGTAAACGTACCAATTTCCAA
Protein-coding sequences here:
- a CDS encoding O-methyltransferase, which gives rise to MFFLPKDLDDYIVNHSQDEPQILKDLTRETHLKVLQPIMLSGAYQGRVLSMISHLRAPKRVLEIGTFTGYSAICLMEGMPAGSELVTIDINEELKDFAGGYLFRFRESVNSKIIVHQKIGDATTIIPELEGTFDLVFIDADKPNYVNYFHQVMQKVKSGSLIISDNVLWHGKVVEEVKPKDTSTPVLLEYNRLLKEDPRLQTVLFSVRDGLTLSRVI
- a CDS encoding twin-arginine translocase TatA/TatE family subunit, with protein sequence MPLFISMPEMMIVGLVIIMVFGSDKLPEIVRGIAKAMNTVRNATDDIKNEITKSADEHGFSKDVKEITKQIEQVKDQIEDSGSIKRKF
- a CDS encoding phosphatase PAP2 family protein, coding for MWEDLVQIDRDIFSFFNGLWIGQFTDFWLFVTQIEHWIPLYLFFFVLLYQAMSWRKGLASIGMVLTTAVFTLWLTDFVKNNVERLRPNNEPMLMDSINIAQMPENFSFWSGHSAVSFAATTIVVFLLQHYKPSKWYYLFYIWPITFALSRMFVGVHYPADVTVGMLVGLTAGFLFYKLTILLFETLDDARKR